In Lapillicoccus jejuensis, the DNA window CGCTGCACCAGAGCGACTCGCTCGGGCGCACCTGGCAGGAGGCGGCCCAGTCGCTGCAGCAGAAGAAGTCGGGGATGTACGTCCTCGGTGCCTTCGTCGCGCAGCAGTTCAGCAAGGGCGCCGAGCAGGACGACCTCGACTTCTTCACCTTCCCGGAAGTCGACTCGAACATCGGCACCGACGCCATCGAGGCGCCGATCGACGGCTTCATGATGGCCGCCTCCCCGAAGAACGAGGCCGGCGCCAAGAAGCTGCTGTCCTACTTCGGCTCGGCCGACGCCCAGAACATCTCGGTCAAGGCCGACCCGAGCGTCATCGCGACCGCGAGCGACGCCGACCAGAGCGGCTACACCGCGCTGCAGAAGAAGTCGGTCGAGTTCGTCAAGTCGGCCAAGCACATCTCGCAGTTCATGGACCGCGACACCCGCCCCGACTTCGCCTCGACGGTGATGATCCCGGCGATCCAGTCCTTCCTCAAGACGCCGACCGACGTCGACAACCTGGTCAAGAGCATCCAGCAGCAGAAGCTGAGCATCTTCACCAGCTGATGGCGACCGAGACCCCCACCATCGTCACGCCCCCGGCAGCGGGGTCGCGCAAGCGACCCCGCTACCGCGGCATCAACCAGCTGAGCGCGGTCGACCGCGTCGTCGTGGGGATCATGGTGGCCGTCCCCACGGCGCTCGTGGTGCTGCTCGTCTGGTTCCCGGCGGTCGGCTCCGTGCTGCTGTCCTTCACCAACTGGAACGGCATCGGCGACGTCAGCCGGGCCAAGTGGGTGGGTCTGAAGAACTACACCGACGTCGTCACGATCTACCCGCCGTTCGTCCCGGCCGTCGAGCACAACCTCATCTGGCTGCTCGTGATGTTCGCGCTCGCCACGCCGCTCGGCATGCTCATGGCCGTGCTGCTCGACCGCGAGCTCAAGGGCGGACGGATCTACCAGACCGCGTTCTACCTGCCGGTCGTGCTCTCGCTCGCGCTGGTCGGCTTCATCTGGCAGCTGATCTACAGCAAGGACCAGGGCCTAATCAACACCGTGACCGGCAGCCAGATCGACTGGTACGGCGACCAGAGCTACAACCTCTGGGCGGCCCTCGTCGCCGCGAGCTGGCGGCACATGGGCTACATCATGCTGCTCTACCTGGCCGGCCTGAAGGGCGTCGACCCCTCGCTGCGCGAGGCGGCCAAGGTCGACGGGGCGAGCGAGCGGGCGACGTTCTTCCGCATCGTCTTCCCGGTCATGCGCCCGATCAACATCATCGTCCTCGTCGTCACGGTCATCGAGTCGCTGCGCGCCTTCGACCTCGTGTGGGTCATCAACAAGGGCCGCAACGGGCTCGAGCTCATCGCGACCCTGGTCACCCAGAACATCGTCGGCGAGGCGAGCCGCATCGGCTTCGGCTCGGCCCTGGCGACGTTCATGCTGCTCATCTCGTCGGTCTTCATCGTCATCTACCTGCGCATCGTCATGAGGGAGGACCAGTGACCGCCGCCACCGCGACCACCGTGCGGACGGGGTCGGCGTCGGCCCGCCGTCCCAAGCCGGCGGCGAGGACGTCCCGGGTCGTGCTGTACGTCTTCCTCACCGTCCTGGCCGTGCTCTGGCTCTTCCCGGTGTTCTTCGCGGTCATCAGCTCGTTCCGCGACTACTCCTACACGGCCGAGCACGGGTACGTGTCCTTCGGCGGGTTCACGTTCCAGAACTACGTCCAGGCCTGGCAGCAGGCCGACTTCGGTCACAAGCTGCTCAACTCGGCGTACATCACCATCCCCGCCGTGATCCTCACCCTGTTCCTCTCGTGCTGCATCGCCTTCGTCGTCTCGCGGTTCGCCTTCAAGTGGAACCTCGCGCTGCTGGGGCTGTTCACGGCGGCGAACCTCCTTCCGCCGCAGGCGCTGCTCATCCCGGTCTACCGGATGTTCCGCGCCGTGCACGTGCCGCTCTGGGTGAGCGACTCGGGGACGCTGCTCAACAGCTACGTCGGCCTCATCGCGGTCAACGTCGCCTTCCAGACCGGCTTCTGCGCCTTCGTGCTGAGCAACTACATGAAGACGCTGCCGCGCGAGCTCTACGAGTCCGCGGTGGTCGACGGGGCGGGCGTCCTGCGCCAGTTCTTCCAGCTGACGCTGCCGCTGTGCCGGCCCCCGCTCGCGGCCCTGGCCACCCTCGAGGTGACCTGGATCTACAACGAGTTCTTCTGGGCGACGGTCCTGCTGCAGAGCGGCGACAAGTACCCCATCACGAGCGCGCTGAACAACCTGCGCGGTCAGTTCTTCACCGACAACAACCTCGTCGCCGCCGGCTCGGTGATCGTCGCCCTGCCGACGCTCGTCGTGTTCTTCGTGCTGCAGAAGCAGTTCGTCGCCGGCCTGACCCTCGGCGCCACCAAGGGCTGAGCCCTCCCGCTCCCTCCCCGCAGGACGCCGTACGACGCGCCCGCCGCCCACCCGGGCGGCGGGCGCGCTCGCGTCCCTGGGGTGGCGGCCGTGGGGCTCCGTACGGCGTCGTGCCGAGACCCTCGCCCGTCCCCCTGGGCGGCGGCGGGGGCGTGCCCTCAGTGGGGGGCGGGGCGGGTGCCGGCGGGTTCGCGCAGGGCGGGGACGAGCAGGAGGGCGGGCAGGACCAGGGCGCCGACGGCGGTGAGGGCCTTGAGGACGGTGACGTGGTCGCCGAGGTAGCCCAGGAACGGCGGGCCGAGGACGAAGGCGGTGTAGCCGATCGTCGCGACGACCGACACCCGGCCGGCGGCGCGCCGCGGGTCGTCGGCGGCGGCCGACATCCCGACCGGGAAGCCCAGCGACACCCCGAGCCCCCAGACCGCGGCGCCGACGTACGCCAGCGGGGCGGGGCCGAGCACGACCAGGACCGACCCGACGGCGGCGAGCCCCAGCGTCACCCGCAGGACGGGCACCCGGCCCCAGCGCTCGAGCCACGACGTGCCGACCCACCGACCGACGGTCATCGAGCCGAGGAACACGGCGAACGCGAGCACGCCGGCCCAGGTCGGGACGCCGTACCCCTCGTGGAAGGCGACCGAGACCCAGTCGTTGGCCGTGCCCTCGGTGAAGGCGGCGACGAGGACGACGAGGCCGATGACGAGCGTGCGCGGCTCGCTCCACGCGGCGAAGACCCCGCCGCGCGGGGTCTGCGCGTCCTGCGGCTGCGAGCCCGGGGCGACGTGCGGCAGGAACGTGCGCACCGACACGAGGCAGACGGCCAGCAGCACGACGGCGGCCAGCACGAAGTGCACGAGCAGCGGCACGTGCAGACCGGCCATCAGCGCCCCGAGCAGCGCGGCGAGCACCGTGCCGCCCGAGAACGCCGCGTGGAAGCGCGGCATGACGGCCACCTTCAGCAGCTGCTCGACGCGGGCGCCCTCGAGGTTCATCCCGACGTCCCAGATCCCGACGCACAGCCCGAGCGGCACGAGCCCGAGCCCGAGCAGCAGCCGCGAGTGGGCGAGCGTGACCCCCGCCCCCATGACGACCAGGCCCACGGTCACCCCGAGGACGCCGAGCACGACCGACGCGCGCGGCCCCAGCCGGTGCGAGATCCACCCGGACGCGAGCAGCCCGAGGACCGACCCGGCCGACCCCGCGACCAGGGTGGTCCCCAGCGCGCCGGGGGTCAGGCCCAGGGCGGCCTTGGCGTCGGGGATCCGCGACGCCCAGGTGGCGAAGGCCATCCCGTTGACGGCGAAGACGAGGAACACGGCACGACGGGCGGCGAGGACGCGGGTCCGCTCGACGGTGGGGGCGTCGGTCACCGGCCCAGGGTAGGCAGCCGGGTCAGTGCGCGGCGGACACGTCCTCAAGGTGGGCGCGCTCGAGACTGAGCCGGGCCACCGTGTAGGCCATGACGGCCAGGGCCACCACGCTGAGCGTGATGTCGAGCGGGTGGTCGCGCAGCCGCTCGTGGAAGACGGCCAGGGCGAGCGCGACGCTGGCGAGCGGGTCGATGCTCGCGGTGACCGGCAGGCTCGCGGCGAGCGGCCCGGCCTGGAAGGCCAGCTGCGCCGACAGCAGCCCGAGGGAGCCGGCGACGACGAGGACCCACAGCTGCCACGACCCGAGCAGCGCGAGCAGCCCGTGCTCGGTCGCCACGTGGGTCGCGGCCTTGATGAGCGCGGCCGTGCACGCGTAGATCACGCCGGCGGCGGCGCCGTACAGGGCGGCGCTCCAGCGGCCGCCCTGGTGGCGACGCAGCAGCCGGGCCGCCACCCAGCAGCCGACGACGAGGACGACGACGACGACCGCGCTGACGACGGTCGAGGTGGCGTACGGGCGCCCCTCGCGCACCTCGAGCGCGCCGGAGACGAGGAGGAACCCGGCGACCGCGAGCACGAGGACCACGGCGTGCCCCAGCTCGGACCGGCTCATCCGGGTGCCGGCGAGGCGGTGCGCCACGGCCAGCGAGAAGAGGACGGCGACGACGAGCAGCGGTTGCACGAGGGACAGGGCGCCGAAGTGCAGCGCGACGACCTGCAGGCCCAGCCCGAAGACGTCGGCCCCGATCCCGGCCAGCCACAGCGGGTGCCGCAGGGTCGCGAGGACGAACGCACCGAGCGCGCGAGGGGTGAAGTGCTCGATCGGCGGGATGCTGCCCGCGCTGCGGTGCTTGAGCGCCGTCGCCAGGGCGAAGATCCCCGCGGAGCCGAGGCACGCGAGGACGACGAGGAGGTCCCTCACCGACCGGCGGCGAGCGGAGGGGCCGGCTCCGTCCGTGCCCGCCCCGCGCGTCCGGCCCCGCCGGTCCCGGTCCCCCCGTGGCGCCCGGGCCCACCGGCGGCGCCCGCCTGCTCGGCCGCGAGCCCGTACGCCGCCGCGGTGGCGTCGAGCAGGCTGTCCCAGGCGACCCGGCACGTGGCGGTGCGGTTGTGCTCGGCGATCCGCGCCCGCAGCCCCGGCTCGCGCACGAGCCGCACGACCGCGGACGCCATGTCCGCGTCGGTGTCGCACAGCAGGCCCTCGGCCTCGTGGTGGACGAACTCGCCGACCCCGCTGTGCGACTTGGCGACGACGGGGATGCCGGCGCAGCGCGCCTCGAGGGCGGCGATGCCGAACGACTCGAGGTCCGCCGGGGCGAGGAAGGCGTGCGCCCGGCCGAGCACCTCGTCGTGGACGATGCCGCGGTCGACGCGCCCCAGCAGCTCGACCTGGTCGGTGAGCCCGTGCCGGCGCAGGTAGGTCTGCATGGCCTTCTGCCGGGGGCCGTCGCCGGCCACGAGCAGGCGCAGGCGGGTGGGGTCGCCGAGCCGGTCCAGCTCGTCCTGCGCGGACCGGACGACCTTGAGCAGCGCCATCGGCCGCTTGCGCCGGGCCAGGCGCATGACGGCGGCGAGGACGAGCTCGCCGTCGGGCTCGGCCGGCGGCGTCGCGAGGCGCCACGGCTCCTGGTCGATGCCGTTGGGCAGCACGTGGATGGTCGTCGTGGGCGGGAGAACCCCCGCCACCGGCCCGGCGGCCGCCCGGCTGACGGCGGTCCACACGATCGGCAGGTCGGACCAGCCGCCCAGCAGGTCCATCGTCCTCATGATCGGGTGCACCCCGGCCCACATCGAGTGGACGGTGACGATGGTCGGGATGCCGCGGCGCGCGGCGGCGCGGGCCAGGAAGAAGGACAGCGGGGAGGCCACGCCGAGGTGGCCGTGGACGACGTCGGGGCGCAGCCGCTCGAGCAGCCGGATGCCCTCGCGCACGGCCAGCGGGTGCAGCGCGTGCGGGTGGGCCAGGCCCTCGGTGACCCGGTGCACCGGCACGGAGGTGCCGCGGATGCACGGGCCGCTGCCGGGGGAGCTCGTGACGACGTGCGCGTCCTCCCCGCGGGCCAGCTGGCGCTGGGCGAGGTCCGACACCTGCATCTCGATCCCGCCGAGGCGGGGCAGGTAGAAGTCGGTCACGTGGGCGATCCTCATGCCCGTCCTCCCGGGGAGGCGCTCGTGCCCGGCGTTGGCTTGCACATGGTCACGCAGGGTAGTTCGTCCGGGTGGGCGTCGCGTCCGCCTGTGGACGGAGAGTCGGCGCGTCGCGCGTCGGTGGCAGGGTGGGGACCGTGCCCGACGTCACCGACGCCTCGCCCGCTCCCGAGCCGGACGGCCTGCGGCGTACGACGGCGGTGGCGTCCGACGGCACCCGCCTCGCCGTGCAGGTCAGCGGTCCGCCGCCGTCGGCCTCGCCACGCACGCCGGTGCTGCTCCTCGCGGGCCAGGCCAACTCCCACCGGTGGTGGGACGGGCTGCGCGAGGACCTCGACGTCGACCGGACCACGGTGACGCTGGACTGGCGCGGGACGGGCGCGAGCGACGCGCCCGACGCGCCGTACGGGACGCCGGTGCTGGCCGGCGACGCCGTCGCCGTCCTCGACGCCCTCGGTCTTGGGCGGGTCGACGTCCACGGCACCTCGATGGGCGGCCGGGTCGCGCAGTGGCTCGCCGCCGACCACCCCGAGCGGGTACGACGCCTCGTCCTCGGCTGCACCTCGCCCGGCGGCCCGCACGCGGCCGAGCGCGGCCCGCAGGTGCGGCGGGCGCTGGCCGACCCGGACCCGGAACGCGCCCGGGCGGCCCTGGTCGACCTCATGGTGCCGCCGTCGTGGGTCGCCCAGCACGGCGAGCCGACCACGGTCCTCGGCGACCCGGGGATGACGCCGGCCTCGCGCGGCCGGCACCTGGTGTGCAGCAACCGGCACGACGCCTGGGACGCCCTGCCGCGCATCGTCGCCCCCACCCTCGTGCTGCACGGGGACGAGGACGCCATGGCCCCGGTCGCGAACGCGGCGCTGCTCGTCGAGCGAGTCCCCGACGCCCGGGTGCACGTGCTGGCCGGCGCCCGGCACGCCTACTTCCTGCACCGACGGGCCGAGGCCGCGGCGCTCGTGCGCGACTTCCTCGACTGACCCGGCGTGCCAGGCTGGGAGCCATGCTCAGCACGACGATCGACGTCCGCACCGGCCGCCGCGAGGTGGTCCTCGACCTGACCCGCGAGTGGTCGGACTTCGTGGCCGGGCAGGGCGACGGGCTGCTGCACGTCTTCGTCCCCCACGCGACGGCCGGGATCGCGATCCTCGAGACCGGGGCCGGCAGCGACGACGACCTGCTCTCCGCCCTCGCCGACCTGCTGCCCGCCGACGACCGGTGGCGGCACCGGCACGGCTCGCCGGGGCACGGGCGCAGCCACGTGATGCCGGCCCTCGTGCCGCCGTACGCCACCGTGCCCGTCCTCGGCGGACGCCTCGCCCTCGGCACCTGGCAGAGCATCTGCCTCGTCGACCTCAACGTCGACAACCCCGACCGGCAGGTGCGCCTCAGCCTCCTCGCCGGGTGAGGCGGGCGGGCCGCTACTGCTCGAGGACGTGCAACCGGGCCCGCAGCGTCTTCGTCACCGCCGCGGTGCCCTGCCGGCCGTAGACGTTGACCAGCTCGTCGGGGTCGGTGCGCCGGTCGTAGAGCTCGCGCTCCCCGCTCGTGTACTCCACGTAGGTCCAGCGGTCGGTGCGCAGCGCGTAGTACGGCGTGACGGGGAAGCCCGAGCTGGTCGCCCCCAGACCGTTGCCGCCGCCGCCGTC includes these proteins:
- a CDS encoding carbohydrate ABC transporter permease, translating into MATETPTIVTPPAAGSRKRPRYRGINQLSAVDRVVVGIMVAVPTALVVLLVWFPAVGSVLLSFTNWNGIGDVSRAKWVGLKNYTDVVTIYPPFVPAVEHNLIWLLVMFALATPLGMLMAVLLDRELKGGRIYQTAFYLPVVLSLALVGFIWQLIYSKDQGLINTVTGSQIDWYGDQSYNLWAALVAASWRHMGYIMLLYLAGLKGVDPSLREAAKVDGASERATFFRIVFPVMRPINIIVLVVTVIESLRAFDLVWVINKGRNGLELIATLVTQNIVGEASRIGFGSALATFMLLISSVFIVIYLRIVMREDQ
- a CDS encoding carbohydrate ABC transporter permease, whose protein sequence is MTAATATTVRTGSASARRPKPAARTSRVVLYVFLTVLAVLWLFPVFFAVISSFRDYSYTAEHGYVSFGGFTFQNYVQAWQQADFGHKLLNSAYITIPAVILTLFLSCCIAFVVSRFAFKWNLALLGLFTAANLLPPQALLIPVYRMFRAVHVPLWVSDSGTLLNSYVGLIAVNVAFQTGFCAFVLSNYMKTLPRELYESAVVDGAGVLRQFFQLTLPLCRPPLAALATLEVTWIYNEFFWATVLLQSGDKYPITSALNNLRGQFFTDNNLVAAGSVIVALPTLVVFFVLQKQFVAGLTLGATKG
- a CDS encoding secondary thiamine-phosphate synthase enzyme YjbQ produces the protein MLSTTIDVRTGRREVVLDLTREWSDFVAGQGDGLLHVFVPHATAGIAILETGAGSDDDLLSALADLLPADDRWRHRHGSPGHGRSHVMPALVPPYATVPVLGGRLALGTWQSICLVDLNVDNPDRQVRLSLLAG
- a CDS encoding DMT family transporter, which translates into the protein MRDLLVVLACLGSAGIFALATALKHRSAGSIPPIEHFTPRALGAFVLATLRHPLWLAGIGADVFGLGLQVVALHFGALSLVQPLLVVAVLFSLAVAHRLAGTRMSRSELGHAVVLVLAVAGFLLVSGALEVREGRPYATSTVVSAVVVVVLVVGCWVAARLLRRHQGGRWSAALYGAAAGVIYACTAALIKAATHVATEHGLLALLGSWQLWVLVVAGSLGLLSAQLAFQAGPLAASLPVTASIDPLASVALALAVFHERLRDHPLDITLSVVALAVMAYTVARLSLERAHLEDVSAAH
- a CDS encoding MFS transporter; protein product: MTDAPTVERTRVLAARRAVFLVFAVNGMAFATWASRIPDAKAALGLTPGALGTTLVAGSAGSVLGLLASGWISHRLGPRASVVLGVLGVTVGLVVMGAGVTLAHSRLLLGLGLVPLGLCVGIWDVGMNLEGARVEQLLKVAVMPRFHAAFSGGTVLAALLGALMAGLHVPLLVHFVLAAVVLLAVCLVSVRTFLPHVAPGSQPQDAQTPRGGVFAAWSEPRTLVIGLVVLVAAFTEGTANDWVSVAFHEGYGVPTWAGVLAFAVFLGSMTVGRWVGTSWLERWGRVPVLRVTLGLAAVGSVLVVLGPAPLAYVGAAVWGLGVSLGFPVGMSAAADDPRRAAGRVSVVATIGYTAFVLGPPFLGYLGDHVTVLKALTAVGALVLPALLLVPALREPAGTRPAPH
- a CDS encoding alpha/beta fold hydrolase is translated as MPDVTDASPAPEPDGLRRTTAVASDGTRLAVQVSGPPPSASPRTPVLLLAGQANSHRWWDGLREDLDVDRTTVTLDWRGTGASDAPDAPYGTPVLAGDAVAVLDALGLGRVDVHGTSMGGRVAQWLAADHPERVRRLVLGCTSPGGPHAAERGPQVRRALADPDPERARAALVDLMVPPSWVAQHGEPTTVLGDPGMTPASRGRHLVCSNRHDAWDALPRIVAPTLVLHGDEDAMAPVANAALLVERVPDARVHVLAGARHAYFLHRRAEAAALVRDFLD
- a CDS encoding glycosyltransferase family 4 protein, producing MTDFYLPRLGGIEMQVSDLAQRQLARGEDAHVVTSSPGSGPCIRGTSVPVHRVTEGLAHPHALHPLAVREGIRLLERLRPDVVHGHLGVASPLSFFLARAAARRGIPTIVTVHSMWAGVHPIMRTMDLLGGWSDLPIVWTAVSRAAAGPVAGVLPPTTTIHVLPNGIDQEPWRLATPPAEPDGELVLAAVMRLARRKRPMALLKVVRSAQDELDRLGDPTRLRLLVAGDGPRQKAMQTYLRRHGLTDQVELLGRVDRGIVHDEVLGRAHAFLAPADLESFGIAALEARCAGIPVVAKSHSGVGEFVHHEAEGLLCDTDADMASAVVRLVREPGLRARIAEHNRTATCRVAWDSLLDATAAAYGLAAEQAGAAGGPGRHGGTGTGGAGRAGRARTEPAPPLAAGR